A section of the Rhipicephalus sanguineus isolate Rsan-2018 chromosome 11, BIME_Rsan_1.4, whole genome shotgun sequence genome encodes:
- the LOC119374867 gene encoding neprilysin-1, whose translation MADARKASVASAVSKYSSSGKSSSSTNSKDSGKVKKPKMSRVSEEGKTADALVAPEAPPAEVPALAGPSKEPPKYVEASAKAEAKARYRGKVTMLLVVPAITVVLVLMAVVIYIITMEKPQIRVDTCRSDDCAAFGKELHTAINWSIDPCQDFHAFVCGGWDDPRRQKTTESRMVAAALDLAIQEAKADLVQQGNAPQQRSKATNFFQSCVIAGTQKQHNLKEFADLRHSLGLVWPEHNPSDTTHPLDIMVNLALNWEMNFLFDLGAVAVRQSIALLVSRGRMDNLWEEKLRRARTIEAYEKYVNEYYDVLKVNGSQIGVTAAELLDIEKTIINAKYEFLYGPSRQDWFQVSELDRKTPSVRAGLWLTLLGKHDTQYNWECHDTVIVEDVKILENLGHLLKGLGHVKLITGLSWIFIQTHLWAVYGAPSLRFSGTEKELVHMQERGCMEYVGSRLGLLGWAKYFTDTYRNKEDRLHVTSFLHRINEETKRLINKLSWMNSQNKLMVFSKLDNMSRVVLPSDSFFDAKKREELYSVFPDMSCNTFVTNLVIMSKVYQRLRNHEHFADVYSIRMVPRYGRELYLYLANSMAIALVTLSPPMYYKDATLAIKYGAMGSFVAREMARAFDEMGVTVDDSGKRKLWLGAEAAAAYASKANCDVRGGSDSAAWRPIRALPVMPGLEIAFEAFIAAVAVDYRAPVDFKVPHLEMFTDLQIFFVAYCYSLCSKRPHTMRDECNVPARNSPIFAEVFHCPADSPMNPPKKCTFFDR comes from the exons ATGGCCGACGCGAGGAAGGCCAGCGTGGCCTCTGCAGTCTCCAAGTATTCCTCATCCGGCAAGTCGTCCTCTTCGACCAACTCCAAGGACAGCGGGAAGGTCAAGAAACCGAAGATGTCGCGGGTTTCCGAAGAAGGCAAG ACTGCAGATGCCTTGGTTGCACCAGAAGCGCCACCCGCGGAAGTGCCTGCACTGGCTGGTCCCTCGAAGGAACCTCCTAAG TACGTTGAAGCCAGTGCGAAAGCTGAAGCAAAGGCCAGGTACCGCGGCAAGGTGACCATGCTGCTGGTCGTCCCAGCGATCACCGTTGTTCTCGTCCTGATGGCCGTGGTCATCTACATCATCACTATGGAAAAGCCCCAAATTCGCGTAGATACCTGCAGGAGCGACGACTGTGCTGCCTTTGGCAAAGAGCTGCACACTGCCATCAACTGGTCGATCGACCCGTGCCAAGACTTCCACGCGTTCGTGTGCGGCGGTTGGGATGACCCTCGGCGCCAAAAGACGACCGAATCGAGAATGGTAGCAGCGGCCTTGGATTTGGCGATCCAGGAAGCCAAAGCTGACCTGGTGCAGCAGGGCAACGCACCGCAGCAACGCAGCAAGGCCACCAATTTTTTCCAGAGCTGCGTCATCGCCGGAACGCAGAAGCAGCACAACCTTAAAGAGTTCGCTGATCTCCGGCACTCCTTGGGGCTCGTATGGCCCGAGCACAATCCTAGCGACACGACCCACCCGCTCGACATCATGGTGAACCTGGCGCTGAACTGGGAAATGAACTTCCTCTTCGACCTCGGTGCCGTTGCCGTACGCCAGTCCATCGCCCTTCTTGTCTCCCGCGGTCGCATGGATAACCTGTGGGAGGAGAAGCTGCGGCGTGCCAGGACGATCGAAGCGTACGAGAAATACGTCAATGAATACTACGATGTTCTCAAAGTCAATGGCTCGCAAATTGGCGTGACAGCAGCCGAACTCCTCGATATAGAGAAAACCATAATCAACGCGAAGTACGAGTTCCTGTATGGCCCATCTCGCCAGGACTGGTTCCAAGTGAGCGAACTAGATCGAAAGACACCATCGGTTCGGGCGGGCTTGTGGCTTACTCTTCTAGGAAAGCACGACACGCAGTACAACTGGGAGTGCCACGATACCGTGATAGTCGAGGACGTCAAAATACTGGAGAACCTGGGCCACCTGCTGAAAGGCCTCGGCCATGTCAAGCTGATCACCGGACTGTCGTGGATATTCATTCAGACGCACCTCTGGGCTGTTTACGGGGCGCCTTCGTTGCGATTCAGTGGCACGGAGAAAGAACTGGTGCATATGCAAGAGCGTGGCTGCATGGAATACGTCGGGTCTCGTCTCGGGCTCCTTGGCTGGGCAAAGTATTTCACCGACACGTACCGTAACAAGGAGGACCGACTGCACGTCACCAGTTTCTTGCACCGAATCAACGAGGAGACGAAGCGCCTGATTAACAAGCTCAGCTGGATGAATTCCCAGAACAAGCTGATGGTCTTCTCGAAGCTGGACAACATGTCGCGCGTCGTACTGCCCAGCGACAGCTTTTTTGACGCGAAAAAGAGGGAAGAACTCTACAGCGTATTTCCCGATATGAGCTGCAACACCTTCGTGACGAACCTGGTAATCATGTCCAAAGTTTACCAGAGGCTGCGCAACCACGAACACTTCGCCGACGTGTACAGCATTCGCATGGTTCCGCGGTATGGTCGCGAGCTTTACCTCTATTTAGCGAACTCGATGGCGATCGCCTTAGTGACCCTCAGCCCACCAATGTACTACAAGGACGCAACGCTGGCGATTAAATACGGCGCCATGGGCTCCTTTGTAGCTCGAGAGATGGCCAGGGCGTTCGACGAAATGGGTGTCACGGTGGATGATTCTGGAAAGCGCAAACTGTGGCTCGGGGCCGAGGCGGCAGCAGCGTATGCCAGCAAGGCTAACTGCGATGTTCGCGGAGGCTCGGACAGCGCCGCGTGGCGTCCGATACGCGCGCTGCCTGTCATGCCAGGGCTAGAGATTGCTTTCGAGGCCTTCATAGCGGCCGTGGCAGTTGACTATCGAGCCCCGGTAGACTTCAAGGTTCCTCATTTGGAGATGTTCACTGACTTGCAGATCTTCTTTGTGGCGTACTGCTACTCCCTATGCTCTAAGAGGCCCCATACCATGCGCGATGAATGCAACGTTCCGGCCAGGAACTCGCCCATTTTCGCTGAGGTATTCCACTGTCCCGCGGATTCACCGATGAACCCACCCAAAAAATGCACGTTCTTCGACAGATGA